Below is a genomic region from Brassica oleracea var. oleracea cultivar TO1000 chromosome C9, BOL, whole genome shotgun sequence.
TTGATTTCTTTGCAAGTCGGTCTTGATGCCTAAACTCTCGTTTGGATCAAAATGCGCTAGCAAGCTTTAGAGATCAAATCCGATATGTTCACAATACACCCTAATATCTACTTTCGCTGACTAGGGATGCAAAGCTCATTCAAATCATATAAGTTATCAATTAACGGTTAGCTAATTTGATTAACCCTAATTCGTGCACTAAGTGATAAGTTCAATGCAAGCAATAAGAACATATATGAATGTAGACAATCTTAAGATGACTTATTTATGCTTCAGCTCGCGAATCCAAACCCAAGAACCCTAAACTAACTCGGCGACTACTCAGACATAACACAAGAACAGAGAAACATGATTTCTGAATAATACTGCATATAATAGATAATCTTCTCTAGGAGATAGATGAGGTTTTCTCCCTTAAAAGTAGCAATCGCCTAAAAATCAAAGTTCTCTCAGATCTTTCTTGCGTAAAAACTAAGGTAGGTCTAAAGTAATAAATAGCAGACTATATATATAGGAGCCACATGCGGCTATAGGGAAAAATAGGAAATCTAGGGCAAATTCCGAAATATTTGGAAACTTCTTTTTTTACCTCTGCCGCCGGACATGCACTCAAGCTGCTCCGGTTGACTGTTCTGCGCGAAAGACTCCAATTCATACTCTTTTTATCTTCTATCCCTCCATCTGATCTATCTCTCAGCCAATGCAACTCCAGACCTATAATGACTTAAATGGACTAAAAAACTCGATAAAACCTTGAAAACTATTAGTAAGACATACATATAATACGCCAAAAACACAATATATCAGTAACGCGCAATGTTAAAGGTAGCTTTAGTAATTTAAGAAGCTATCTCTTTGTGTGGGCCTCTTTTAAAAAACAAATAGCTATTTAAGAATAATCTCACACGTCTATTACTCTATGACGACTGAGACTAGCACTTGCAAACATTAAGTACCTGATTCTGTTTCCAAATGTTAATGTGTAGCACTTTGGACATTCTCTTGTCACGACTCTTAGATTTTCATACCACTTTGAATAGAGTAAAAACATGATTTAGGCCTTTTCTACTTAATTAGGCGTCTTGTACTGAAAAAAGGCGAGGAGAATGGTCGGAATCGGAGAGAGACGATGATGTTTCGGCGTTTGGTGTCTTCAGAAGACTCTCTTTTGTCTTTTGCTGCTGTTCTATCATTCTTTTCAATTGTTTCCCTTGCTCTTCGATTCTCAGTTGCAGGTTTCGTTGAATCTAATGAAAGAAAGAAATTATATATATGATAAGAAATTATAGTTCAATTTATTGTATAGAACAATTGTATACGTGAATCAAATATATATATGATAAGAAATTATAGTTCGAAACAAAATCTCAAATCTAGAAAGCCTTCATTAATTCTCGAAAACAAGTTTTGATGTCTAGCTCAATTTATTGTATAGAACAATAGTTTTCTTTAAATATTTATTTGCTCTAATTATTATGAGAATATCAATTAAAACGGTGAGTGAACCCCTATTTAACTCCATGAATACTGTATTGGGGATACGCACTCAAAGTCACACAGTAGTACTTAAACTATCACACTGGATTGCATTTACGTGGTAAAATGTATACAAATTATATCAATAAACTAATTAAGGTATACGTGTTGTAACTTACCTCTAGTTGTTCATGAAGATCCCTCTGAACGTCAAGTTGAACCTGGAGTGCCTCTTTAATTTGCACTCCACTGCCTCCACGATGTCAAATACAACAAAATATAAAATAATAACACTAGTAACTCATTCTTTATTATTTTGACTAAACTTAATCGTATCTAGTTATTATTGCTAAGGTAAGCCATTAGGTCACTAATTTTGGAGTTATATGGAGGAAAAACAAAGGGCTGTTCACTCATAAAGAAAACATGGTCTTGGCACCCAAAAAAAAAAAAGTAAAACATAGGTTTCTGTGTCAAACTCTTCGGAACAAGATCTCTTCTCAAAGTTGCCTGCAACAACAAAACTCTCGCGATTTGCATTATTCCCAGATTATCAAAGTATTTTTATTACAAATAAAATGTATGGGGATGGTATTTAATCAGTGTACCTTCCTGAGATTCAGGGATGTATTTCACAATCCTATACTTCTGAAATTTTACCCAAGACTAGTGAATAAAAAAAAAACTTATAAACGAAAAAAAATGTAAAGAGAGAAGAGGTAACGTTAACCTGCAAGTGGCTTTTAACATGAAATATTGTGAGTCCTTCAGAATCCATTAGCTTCAATATCGCTTTGGGCGTTGCTTCTGCATAGTTTTCCACCAGTTACACCTTTTAGTTTTTAGTGACCCACCAAATAGGATAGTCAAGGGAACTTTTATCTTTAAAACAAATTATCAATTTATTTTTCCCAAATAATGCGCATATTTGGTCTAAAAGAAAGTTTTCAATCCACACATGGTGTTGTATGGGAGCCCATAATATGACTTTTGAGCTCATGTATTCATCATTATAAAATCGACATGCTAATGGTTAACACATGACCGTCCATGATTCATATGCATATCTAAACATAACTTTATGCTAAAGCAAAGTGACTAGATCAAGTGACTGAAAACTAATTGTTTAATTCCTCTAATTCTAAAGTTGAAGTCTCGTTAATGTAACTCATATAACACGGACATGCTAATGGTTAACACCTCTAATATTAACTTTGAGGTCATGTAACTTACTATCAGCACCACCAAGGAGATTTACACACGCCACGAACTTTTCATGAAGATCTTGAGTCCACCTTATCCGTGTCTTGGTCCCAATAACCGCCCCACTGTTGGGCGCCACCGACCCTCCATGGGTTGACAAGGAAGAGGGAGGAGAAAACCTTGGATGTGTTTGCTTAGGTTGATGATGTGATGATGAGAAATTCAGTGGTGTTACATTAGAGTTACTATAGGTCTTCCTAGATAGTTCCTATAAACAATAAAGTAGAAACATCATTGTTATAAAGAAAAATTGTAAACAAAAAAATTAAAGGGATTTTGGGGCATACTTGTGGATCTTGACTAGCTTCAAAAGAAAGAGTGTATGAGCCTGATGAAGCATTTGTTGCGGCGAAATCATTGGCGCGTGATCTTTGATATTGATCCTGAAGAGGTTGCATAGGAACCATCGATTGGGACTGGTATAATGATGAAGATTGATGAAACGAGGGAGGGTAGGGCTTTGAAGAAGAACATTGTACAGGAAAATATTGATTGACTGTGCAATCGTATGGAGTAAAACCCGAGAACGTTTCAGTAGTCCATGGAGATGATTGGTTGAAATGGATCATATTCACGTCTTGTAAATGAAACGGCTGCTGCGCCTGTAGTCGGCTTCCTTGTGAAGCATTTGAGGATTCGAAGTTGATGTTATCCATGAGAGTCTCGGATTGCCAGTTTTGCATCAGAAACATATGATCCTGTTTGCACGTTTGATGCTATATTTAATGGAAGGCCAAAAGGTTAGTAGTTGCGAACAAAAAAAAAGATTCGGCGATTAAACAAAGAAAAAACGGAGGAATAATTATCGAAATGAAATCTAAAGCGTTTTTTTTGTTTTTTTTCTGGAATCTTTTTACATTCCTCGAAAGTCTTCAGGTGCAGGAGGGATGAGTCTTGCTGCAGCCTAAAGACAATGCCTTTTCTTTTGATTATTCTCAAAATGGATACACTACAGGAAAACAGCGGTATTCTGACGGACATTCCGACGGAAAATGAAATTCTCAGAATATTCCGAAGAATTTTCGAGGATATTCCGAGGAAACACAAAATTTGGTTTCCTCGGAATTTCCTCGGAATATACCGACGGAATTCCGAGGAAATATTAATCCGTCGGAATATTTTTATGGAATACCGAGAAAAAATGTATTCCTCGGAAAAAAACCGATGAATTCCGAGAATATATTATAGCCGTTAGAGAGCCGTTGGGGGATTTTAAAAATTCCAAGGAAAATCTGACGAACTAGCCGTTTCCGTCGGAATTCCGTCGGAATTTCCTCGGTCTGTCGGCAGGATACCAACTATAAATACAAGCACCCCTCTTCCTCTTCATTCACTCCATATCTTCATCCTCCCTCTTACTCTATTTACACACGAATTTGATTCATAAAAAATATGTCTTCTTCAAATTATTTTCGTTCTTGGATCGATCGACCTCATTTGGATCCGAACACGAGATTGCTTACGGAAGAATACCAACGAGGTATAACCGAATTCATGGGGTTAGTTCACCGACAACCGGAAGCAAAAACAGGTATGTTAAGATGTCCTTGCTCTAATTGTAAAAATAGAAAGGTTATTAAAGAGTGGAATGTTTGGACTCATCTATATTTGAGTGAGTTTACACGAAGTTACAAAATTTGGTATCATCATGGGGAAACTGATTATGAACATGGTAGTACTAGCGAACCTCAGCCAGCGGTTAGATTAGAAGAACCAATTAGAACAGATGTAGATTATGGTGTAGGTACTGAGCAGATGGTAAATGATCATTTTAGAGGGGAAGATTTACCCAATGCAGAAGCTAGGAGATTTTATGATATGTTGGATGCTGGAAAGCAACCATTATACGAAGGTTGCAGAGATGTTCATTCAGCTTTATCATCTGCTACAAGATTGATGGGCATTAAAACAGATTATAATTTGGCTGAAGACTGTGTGGATGCGATTGCTGATTTTGTAAAAGGTATTCTACCCGAGGATAATGTAGCTCCTGGTTCATACTACGAGGTTCAGAAACTCGTAGCTGGTCTTGGTTTATCGTATCAGGTAATAGATGTATGCAGCGACAACTGCATGATTTATTGGAGGGCGGATGAACAGCGGGTTACATGCAAATTTTGTGGAAAGCCTCATTATAAAGATACGAGTGGAAGAGTTCCAGTGCCATATAAAAGGATGTGGTATTTACCTTTGACGGAAAGGTTGCAGAGGTTGTATCTATCTGAACGCACAGCGCAACCAATGAGATGGCATGCGGAGCACTCAACAGATGGTGAGATCAGACATCCTTCAGATGCAAAAGCGTGGAAGCATTTCCAATCAAAGTATCCCGACTTTGCGTATGAAAGAAGAAATGTCTACCTTGGATTATGTACTGATGGTTTTAGTCCGTTTGGCAAGAGTGGAAGACAATATTCTCTATGGCCCGTCATTCTTACACCATACAACCTCCCCCCAAACTTGTGCTTGCGACGAGAGTTTTTGTTTCTCTCGATTCTCGTTCCCGGACCAGAGCATCCTAAGAGATCACTTGATGTGTTTCTTCAGCCACTAATATATGAGTTGCAACAACTATGGGCTCAAGGTGCTGAAACATACGATGTTTCGTGTAAAGAAAACTTTCAAATGCGGACAGTACTAATGTGGACAATAAGTGATTTTCCAGCATATGATATGTTGTCTGGATGGACAACGCATGGAAGGATATCATGTCCATATTGTCAAGATAACACTGATGCTTTCCAACTAAAACACGGAAGGAAAACGTGTTGGTTTGACTGTCACAGGAGATTCCTACCACCTGATCATCCATATCGTAGGAGTAGGAATTTGTTTACGAAGAACAAGAGGGTGTTTGACAGTCCACCTCCGGAAATTTGTGGGAAAGATTTGAAGATACAACTAAGAGATTTTGGTGCAGAAAGGACGCCAGAAGTCGGTGGACATGAGCGTTTTCCGGTAGATGCTGTTGGAGAACTACATAACTGGCACAAAAAAAGTATTTTCTGGGATCTGCCATACTGGGAGGATCATCTGCTAAGGCATAATTTAGATGTCATGCATATTGAGAAGAACTTTTTTGACAATCTCATGAACACGATCCTTAATGTTCAAGGTAAAACAAAGGATAATTTGAAGTCAAGACTGGATTTAGTCGATATATGTGCTCGTTCAGAACTTCATGT
It encodes:
- the LOC106316228 gene encoding uncharacterized protein LOC106316228 isoform X1, with the translated sequence MFLMQNWQSETLMDNINFESSNASQGSRLQAQQPFHLQDVNMIHFNQSSPWTTETFSGFTPYDCTVNQYFPVQCSSSKPYPPSFHQSSSLYQSQSMVPMQPLQDQYQRSRANDFAATNASSGSYTLSFEASQDPQELSRKTYSNSNVTPLNFSSSHHQPKQTHPRFSPPSSLSTHGGSVAPNSGAVIGTKTRIRWTQDLHEKFVACVNLLGGADKATPKAILKLMDSEGLTIFHVKSHLQKYRIVKYIPESQEGNFEKRSCSEEFDTETYVLLFFFWVPRPCFLYDGVQIKEALQVQLDVQRDLHEQLEIQRNLQLRIEEQGKQLKRMIEQQQKTKESLLKTPNAETSSSLSDSDHSPRLFSVQDA
- the LOC106316228 gene encoding uncharacterized protein LOC106316228 isoform X2, with translation MFLMQNWQSETLMDNINFESSNASQGSRLQAQQPFHLQDVNMIHFNQSSPWTTETFSGFTPYDCTVNQYFPVQCSSSKPYPPSFHQSSSLYQSQSMVPMQPLQDQYQRSRANDFAATNASSGSYTLSFEASQDPQELSRKTYSNSNVTPLNFSSSHHQPKQTHPRFSPPSSLSTHGGSVAPNSGAVIGTKTRIRWTQDLHEKFVACVNLLGGADKATPKAILKLMDSEGLTIFHVKSHLQKYRIVKYIPESQEGSGVQIKEALQVQLDVQRDLHEQLEIQRNLQLRIEEQGKQLKRMIEQQQKTKESLLKTPNAETSSSLSDSDHSPRLFSVQDA